In Dyadobacter subterraneus, a single genomic region encodes these proteins:
- a CDS encoding bifunctional helix-turn-helix transcriptional regulator/GNAT family N-acetyltransferase, whose protein sequence is MINIIDQSGILAISTRLQRISDRFRKDGLQIYKENGIEFEPKWFPVIYTLQQKSALSIGELAAEIGYAHPSTISLLKELEKEKLIISTKDKTDDRRRLISLTPKAEELIGKMKPVWEIMVAAMTELTDTQNNIMLAINEVEAAFKKKSFLERALTIMENNKDGKAVENKIEVSQIINPEDLKMAFAIRRQVFVIDQNVDATAEEDGNDAATHYLAKVNDLPAGTARWRKTENGYKLERFAVLNAYRGTGVGGALVQALLSDLPEGARAYLHAQVRAAKFYEKNGFSKFGDLFVEQNIEHVKMELYK, encoded by the coding sequence ATGATAAACATTATCGATCAATCCGGAATTCTGGCGATTTCTACCCGTTTGCAGCGAATTAGTGATCGTTTTAGAAAAGACGGATTACAGATCTATAAAGAAAACGGTATTGAATTTGAGCCAAAATGGTTTCCGGTTATATATACTTTACAACAAAAAAGCGCGCTTAGTATCGGTGAACTTGCTGCTGAAATCGGTTATGCGCATCCGTCTACGATCAGCTTATTGAAAGAACTGGAAAAGGAAAAATTGATTATTTCTACAAAAGACAAAACAGATGATCGCAGAAGACTGATTTCACTAACGCCAAAAGCAGAGGAATTGATTGGTAAAATGAAACCGGTTTGGGAAATTATGGTTGCCGCCATGACCGAATTGACAGATACTCAGAATAATATTATGCTGGCTATTAATGAGGTTGAAGCTGCGTTTAAAAAGAAAAGTTTTTTGGAAAGAGCACTTACTATTATGGAAAATAACAAAGACGGAAAAGCGGTAGAAAATAAAATTGAAGTTTCACAAATAATAAATCCGGAGGACCTGAAAATGGCATTTGCTATCCGTCGCCAGGTTTTTGTTATTGATCAAAATGTGGATGCAACAGCGGAAGAAGATGGAAATGATGCAGCCACGCATTATCTGGCAAAGGTAAATGACTTGCCCGCCGGAACTGCAAGATGGCGAAAAACGGAGAATGGATACAAACTTGAACGTTTTGCAGTGCTGAACGCTTATCGCGGAACAGGAGTTGGTGGAGCGTTGGTGCAGGCTTTGTTATCGGACTTGCCGGAAGGCGCGAGGGCCTATCTTCATGCGCAGGTAAGGGCGGCCAAATTTTATGAGAAGAATGGATTTTCGAAGTTTGGTGATTTGTTTGTTGAACAAAATATTGAACATGTGAAAATGGAATTGTATAAATGA
- a CDS encoding GNAT family N-acetyltransferase — MTNQLQISLIGNSHSAQVIDLILPIQQIEFGVPITLKDQPDLLDIESNYHATGGNFWGAFHDEKVIGTIALIGIGNGQGVIRKMFVNKDFRGKEFGLAQQLLENLIEYCKSENITDLYLGTVDILKAAIRFYERNNFVKIEKKDLPATFPIMSADNVFYHLEISTL, encoded by the coding sequence ATGACAAATCAACTTCAAATTTCCCTGATCGGTAATTCACATTCTGCACAGGTTATCGATTTAATTCTTCCGATTCAACAAATTGAATTTGGCGTTCCGATCACACTGAAAGACCAGCCGGATCTGCTGGATATTGAAAGCAATTATCACGCTACCGGTGGTAATTTCTGGGGAGCATTTCATGATGAAAAAGTGATTGGTACGATCGCTTTGATCGGCATTGGAAATGGACAGGGCGTGATCCGGAAAATGTTTGTAAATAAAGATTTTCGGGGGAAAGAATTTGGATTGGCGCAGCAATTGCTTGAAAATCTGATCGAATACTGCAAGTCAGAAAATATTACAGATCTTTATCTGGGAACGGTTGATATATTGAAGGCGGCAATTCGTTTTTATGAGAGAAATAATTTTGTGAAAATTGAAAAGAAGGACTTGCCTGCAACTTTTCCAATCATGTCTGCCGACAATGTTTTTTATCACTTGGAGATTTCAACATTATGA
- a CDS encoding cysteine desulfurase family protein — MEIYCDSAATTAIDPEVIEAILPYLTTNFGNPSSSHWAGRKVREMIDHSRNTIARLLGVTAEEIFFVSGATEANNLALSESIREYELTHAITSKIEHKAVLQPLLKREREGDIEISYVKLDKNGNVDLEHLEHLLDANPQSLISLMHANNEIGNITDIEAISKLAEKYNAVFHTDTTQTIGKVKIDLKEFPVDFLVGSAHKFHGPKGVGFIYINKKHKLKPQILGGAQEKGQRGGTENVIGIAGLAKALEISYRDFDNIHEKTAALKQRLITQLENSGIPDLGFNGESKSSTKSLSSIVNISFPCLQSGSLVNNLDTFGIAVSGGSACSNLGNGGSHVISAIQHDDNKENVRFSFSKFNTTEEIDQIVSTIAKIYEVDNSNIPEESIAAQQSFTWVP; from the coding sequence ATGGAAATTTATTGTGATAGCGCTGCGACGACGGCCATTGATCCTGAGGTGATTGAAGCAATTTTGCCTTATTTGACAACTAATTTTGGAAATCCTTCATCCAGTCACTGGGCAGGACGGAAAGTTCGGGAAATGATTGACCATTCCCGGAATACCATTGCCAGATTACTGGGCGTAACTGCCGAAGAAATATTTTTTGTTTCGGGTGCGACGGAAGCCAACAATCTTGCTTTGTCAGAATCAATCAGGGAATATGAGTTGACGCACGCAATCACAAGTAAAATTGAGCATAAAGCAGTTTTGCAACCTTTATTGAAACGCGAAAGAGAAGGGGATATTGAAATCAGTTATGTGAAACTTGATAAAAATGGAAACGTAGATCTGGAACATCTCGAACATTTGCTAGATGCCAATCCGCAGTCGCTGATCAGTTTGATGCATGCCAATAATGAAATTGGAAATATTACCGATATTGAAGCGATCAGCAAACTTGCGGAAAAATATAATGCGGTTTTTCATACGGATACGACGCAGACAATTGGCAAAGTAAAGATTGATCTAAAAGAATTTCCGGTTGATTTTCTGGTAGGATCCGCACATAAATTTCACGGTCCGAAAGGGGTTGGATTTATTTATATCAACAAAAAACACAAGCTAAAACCGCAAATCTTAGGAGGTGCCCAGGAAAAGGGACAAAGAGGAGGGACGGAAAATGTAATTGGCATTGCAGGTCTGGCGAAAGCCCTTGAAATTTCTTACCGCGATTTTGACAATATTCATGAAAAAACGGCGGCATTGAAACAACGACTGATTACCCAGCTCGAAAACAGCGGAATCCCGGATCTTGGTTTTAATGGTGAAAGTAAATCTTCTACGAAAAGCCTTAGCTCGATCGTTAATATTTCTTTTCCATGTCTGCAATCTGGAAGTCTGGTTAATAATCTGGACACGTTCGGTATAGCGGTATCCGGTGGCAGTGCCTGTTCCAATTTAGGCAACGGAGGTTCGCACGTTATTTCGGCGATTCAGCATGACGACAATAAGGAAAATGTGCGTTTTTCTTTTAGTAAATTCAACACGACAGAAGAAATTGATCAGATTGTCAGCACCATAGCCAAAATCTATGAAGTTGATAACAGTAACATACCGGAAGAGTCAATTGCTGCGCAACAGTCATTTACCTGGGTTCCTTAA
- a CDS encoding peroxiredoxin family protein, translating to MKINRLLFAIFLAATAVISAYAQNKQMKEGIWRGVFKVGETDVPFNFEVKKKPGNQLVLTAINGDRRDDFNAKYFSSDSLQVTMNTFEAAFFAKIENDGSLTGVHKSLVPGVNRAIPFTAQPDKSYRFVEPGKEIKPAADITGKWLVKIQSDKPVADRVAVFEQKGNKLNGIILSITGDSRELQGNVQGNEFLLSGFTGSGPSYVTGKIIDGKSIEGAIGFGVNATKFTAVKDDNAALADAYSLTFLKPGYEKLDFTFPDLNGKQVSLSDEKYKGKVVVIELMGTWCPNCIDQVSFMAPWYKENRSKGVEIIGLSFEAKDDYEFAKRTLTKLKTRYDVQYDLLFAGKNDKNEVAQKLVALKEFIAFPTTIIVGRDGKVKEIHTGFSGKGTGQFYDDYVKKWNTDLAKLIAEPLP from the coding sequence ATGAAAATCAATCGTTTATTATTTGCAATTTTTCTGGCGGCAACGGCTGTCATTTCTGCTTACGCACAGAACAAACAAATGAAAGAAGGTATCTGGCGCGGCGTTTTCAAAGTGGGAGAAACGGACGTTCCCTTTAATTTTGAAGTGAAAAAGAAGCCAGGAAATCAGCTGGTTCTGACTGCCATTAACGGTGATCGTCGTGATGATTTCAATGCTAAATATTTTTCATCAGATTCATTGCAGGTGACGATGAATACTTTTGAAGCAGCATTTTTTGCAAAAATAGAAAATGACGGAAGTTTGACCGGCGTGCATAAAAGTCTTGTGCCGGGCGTAAACAGAGCAATTCCTTTTACTGCTCAGCCTGATAAAAGTTACCGTTTTGTTGAACCTGGTAAGGAAATCAAGCCAGCTGCTGATATCACCGGAAAATGGCTCGTAAAAATACAGTCGGATAAACCTGTTGCTGACCGCGTTGCTGTTTTTGAGCAGAAGGGAAATAAACTGAATGGTATCATTTTGTCAATCACCGGCGATAGTCGTGAGTTGCAGGGAAATGTTCAGGGAAATGAATTTTTGCTTTCGGGTTTTACAGGATCTGGTCCTTCTTATGTTACAGGAAAAATTATTGACGGAAAATCCATCGAAGGTGCGATCGGTTTTGGTGTGAATGCTACAAAATTCACAGCTGTTAAGGATGATAATGCAGCTCTTGCAGATGCATACTCGCTTACATTCCTGAAACCGGGTTATGAAAAACTTGATTTTACTTTTCCTGATCTGAATGGAAAACAGGTTTCGCTAAGCGACGAGAAATATAAAGGAAAGGTTGTGGTAATTGAATTAATGGGAACCTGGTGCCCGAATTGTATCGATCAGGTTTCGTTCATGGCTCCATGGTATAAAGAAAACAGAAGCAAAGGGGTAGAGATAATCGGTTTGTCTTTTGAGGCAAAAGATGATTATGAATTTGCAAAGCGCACTTTGACAAAATTGAAAACCCGCTATGATGTACAGTATGATTTACTTTTTGCGGGTAAAAATGATAAAAACGAAGTAGCCCAAAAACTGGTTGCGCTCAAAGAATTCATCGCATTTCCGACAACGATTATCGTTGGCCGTGACGGAAAAGTGAAAGAGATTCATACCGGATTTTCAGGAAAGGGGACCGGTCAATTTTATGATGATTACGTCAAAAAATGGAATACCGATCTAGCAAAGCTGATCGCTGAGCCACTACCGTAA